Genomic DNA from Candidatus Methylarchaceae archaeon HK02M2:
GAAGTCTACCTTGTCTATACCATCGGCATCCTTGGCATAGGCGAAAATGGTGATGATACCCTGAACCGTATCGCCGCTACTGGGAGTGGTTATTTCAACGCTCGGTCGCGATTCTGCCACTAGATCAATTTTATAGATCTTATCGTCATCGTTGTCGATAATCCATAAGTAGTGACCATCCCAAGCCAAATCACTTACCCCCTTATCAGGATAAGAAAAGGAATCTTTAACAGCACCTGTGGATGGGCTTACCTTGTAAATAATTGCATTGGAACGCATCGAAGAACGTGAAACTGTAGCGATCCAGAGGTAGTGTCCATCCCAGGCCAATCCCTCTGGGTTATTTCCGGGAGAATCAAAGGATTTGATCACCTCACCAGTAGACGGATTAATCCTGTTAATTTTATTTTCCTCATAATCGGAGTGCCACAAGGATTGTCCATCCCAGGCCAACCCTCCTGGGTGGTACTTTCCTGGAGACTCAAAGGATTTGATCACCTCACCAGTAGACGGATTAATCCTGTATATATCGCCAGTAAACGCCCAGAGGGATGATTCACCCCAGGTCAAGTCGCTTAGATGCCATTTTGGAGAAAATTCGATGGAAGTGACTACCTCACCAGTGGACGGATTGAGCTTGTAAATTTTATGATCCTCGTTATCGGCGTTCCAGAGATAGTTTCCATCCCAAGCCAACCCATCTGGGTCTTCTCCTGGAGGATCAAAGGACTCTACAATGTCAACACCTTGTACTTCGGTTGTACAGAAAACAAGGATGTTTGCAGATACGAAAAACAAAGCAACAAATAGTATAACGAGAATGCGCTTCTGTTTGGTATGTTTTGTCAATCGAATTTACCTCATACTTCATCTCTCAAAGTGAATTCGTTCATATGGGCGTACACAATTCCAGCACGAAAAAATAGGTGGTATATCCAGCGCAAAAAAAACAGAAATAGGTTGTATATTATTGTATTATTATATCGCCGTATAATTTGTAGAGTCATCAATATAAAGCTTTCGGGTGATCGCATTCTTATTAATCCGATATATGAATGAGTTTTCGCCATCTCATCCTAAAAAACGCGATTCTACTGGTTAAATTAGTTTTACGTAGCTATATCAACTATTAATCAATAATTCACGCAGGTGTTTTGAAAAATTGTGTCTTAGGGATTGAAGTCATTTATACACATGCTTTCTTCTCTCAAGTTTTAGAACTAGAACTAACATTTCCTCTTTGTCAATTTCATAAACAAGGCGAAAATCTCCTAAACGA
This window encodes:
- a CDS encoding Ig-like domain-containing protein → MTKHTKQKRILVILFVALFFVSANILVFCTTEVQGVDIVESFDPPGEDPDGLAWDGNYLWNADNEDHKIYKLNPSTGEVVTSIEFSPKWHLSDLTWGESSLWAFTGDIYRINPSTGEVIKSFESPGKYHPGGLAWDGQSLWHSDYEENKINRINPSTGEVIKSFDSPGNNPEGLAWDGHYLWIATVSRSSMRSNAIIYKVSPSTGAVKDSFSYPDKGVSDLAWDGHYLWIIDNDDDKIYKIDLVAESRPSVEITTPSSGDTVQGIITIFAYAKDADGIDKVDFYIDGSLAYTDTNPSNNMYAYDWDSTSVSNGKCTVKITAYDNFGNTNSDAITVSVNNVALEEPIEPYWGNLRVGNEMQWYRPPVSPGDVMFGVHTYELEILAIYEKSLKVEFNGKIDTLTSDDLWPWIYPEALIQENNDVILKEYEYNGSIYVAAYLIQYDSWDPKTSENPAFSLNWHKRYEFWWDYSTGILIKYEITQRDYGVAGELSLKHTNANLTTPEMIRGYQLLNLQGFLKKYWIALVVIVALVSIVIVVLYRRARLQKKKNT